A single window of Methylobacterium nodulans ORS 2060 DNA harbors:
- a CDS encoding branched-chain amino acid ABC transporter permease, whose product MTAIQILIDGFAISALYALGATGFTLIFGVSGVLNLSHGALMVTAAVVAWAASSELGLGSYAGAAVGVAVCTLLTLATYGIVVKPIDRSKAIPAEEKEIFILTGTLLWGIMIQEFIAYLFTSNAKTVMPIVEGVVTIAGVRTPWNQIFTAVVCWGTIALLWLLVNRTRTGKVVLAASMNPRGVTLLGFELSKIYVAIWLIYGVLAGIAGVLLGQFLGVSSYSVGPLTASAFSIVVLGGLGSVSGSLIAAYVVGYLETITAYLISPAYRTIPALLLLVAVMYVRPQGLLGRR is encoded by the coding sequence ATGACCGCCATCCAGATCCTCATCGACGGCTTTGCCATCTCGGCGCTCTATGCGCTCGGCGCCACCGGCTTCACCCTGATCTTCGGCGTGTCCGGCGTGCTCAACCTCTCCCACGGCGCGCTGATGGTGACGGCGGCGGTCGTCGCCTGGGCCGCATCGAGCGAACTCGGCCTCGGCTCCTATGCGGGGGCGGCGGTCGGGGTCGCGGTCTGCACGCTGCTCACGCTCGCCACCTACGGCATCGTCGTGAAGCCGATCGACCGCTCGAAGGCGATCCCCGCCGAGGAGAAGGAGATCTTCATCCTCACCGGCACGCTCCTGTGGGGGATCATGATCCAGGAGTTCATCGCCTACCTGTTCACCAGCAATGCCAAGACCGTGATGCCCATCGTCGAGGGCGTGGTCACGATCGCGGGCGTGCGCACCCCCTGGAACCAGATCTTCACGGCGGTGGTGTGCTGGGGAACCATCGCGTTGCTCTGGCTGCTCGTGAACCGCACCCGCACCGGCAAGGTGGTGCTCGCCGCCTCGATGAACCCGCGCGGCGTCACCCTGCTCGGCTTCGAACTGTCGAAGATCTATGTGGCGATCTGGCTGATCTACGGGGTGCTGGCCGGCATCGCGGGCGTGCTGCTCGGCCAGTTCCTCGGCGTCTCGTCCTACAGCGTCGGGCCGCTCACCGCGAGCGCCTTCTCGATCGTGGTGCTCGGCGGGCTCGGCAGCGTCTCCGGTTCGCTCATCGCCGCCTACGTGGTCGGCTACCTGGAGACCATAACCGCCTACCTGATCTCCCCGGCCTACCGCACCATCCCGGCGCTGCTGCTTCTGGTGGCGGTGATGTATGTGCGCCCGCAAGGCCTGCTCGGACGCCGCTGA
- a CDS encoding MucR family transcriptional regulator translates to MDEEAGTVTPGPGAETIELVAGIVSAYVSNNVVPPAELPDLIAMVSRTLGELGKSSAPAAEEIPKLTAAQIRKSITPDHIVSFIDGKPYKSMKRHLTKNGLSPDAYRQKYGLPHDYPMVAPNYAAQRSELAKSLGLGQLRRRAMERRAESEAPAAAAGGTKKGRGRSKEARSDR, encoded by the coding sequence ATGGACGAAGAGGCAGGCACTGTCACCCCAGGACCCGGGGCGGAGACCATCGAACTGGTCGCCGGCATTGTTTCCGCGTACGTGTCGAACAACGTCGTGCCTCCAGCCGAATTACCGGACCTGATCGCGATGGTCAGCCGGACGCTTGGCGAGCTTGGCAAGTCCTCTGCGCCTGCCGCCGAGGAGATTCCCAAGCTGACGGCGGCGCAGATCCGGAAATCGATCACTCCGGATCACATCGTCAGTTTCATCGACGGCAAGCCCTACAAGTCGATGAAGAGGCACCTGACCAAGAACGGCCTGAGCCCTGACGCGTACCGTCAGAAGTATGGCTTGCCGCACGATTATCCGATGGTGGCACCGAACTATGCGGCTCAGCGATCGGAACTCGCCAAGAGCCTCGGCTTGGGACAGTTGCGGCGGCGCGCCATGGAAAGGCGTGCCGAGAGCGAGGCCCCGGCGGCCGCGGCGGGCGGGACGAAGAAGGGGCGCGGGCGCTCGAAGGAGGCACGGAGTGACCGCTGA
- a CDS encoding ATP-binding cassette domain-containing protein, translated as MTAAVLPIPPRPAPMAGRPLLAVEGLQKRYGGLVAVKSIGFTVAPGEILGLIGPNGSGKSTVMKLIMGLERPNAGSVKLDGVEIAGWPSHRVARAGIGLVFQHSRPLHRQTVLENIKLALLPDNLLRLFADPHVEERARAIAERVGLGAVMDRRPATLPFADLRRMELAKAIARDPKVVLVDEPFAGLTQAEVADFSQLIRGFRDEGKAVLLVDHNVKSVAALVDRVFAMYLGERVAEGSATEVMRNETVRRVYLGGSIETAARPESSFSGESLLGIDNLNVLYGKAQALQGVSLHVHEGEFVSVVGLNGAGKTTLFNAVSGLVPYTGTITYGGETLARRSPASIARSGIVQVPESRELFGEMSVRENLDLGGQHLPKAEAARQLDWLLDLFPILRSRSGQMARTLSGGEQQMLTIARALMMRPRLLILDEPTLGLAPVILEQLSKAMERLRQTTPITVLLGEQNVTFALPHADRVYVLEHARIVWEGTPDRFAAEAGTGYL; from the coding sequence ATGACAGCTGCCGTCCTGCCGATCCCCCCGCGGCCCGCACCGATGGCGGGCCGCCCCCTTCTCGCCGTGGAGGGCCTGCAGAAGCGCTACGGCGGGCTCGTCGCGGTCAAGTCGATCGGCTTCACGGTCGCGCCCGGCGAGATCCTGGGCCTGATCGGGCCGAACGGCTCGGGCAAGTCGACCGTGATGAAGCTCATCATGGGGCTCGAGCGGCCGAATGCCGGCAGCGTGAAGCTCGACGGGGTCGAGATCGCCGGCTGGCCCTCGCACCGGGTCGCGCGGGCCGGGATCGGCCTCGTCTTCCAGCATTCCCGGCCGCTGCATCGCCAGACCGTGCTGGAGAACATCAAGCTCGCGCTCCTGCCCGACAACCTGCTGCGGCTCTTCGCCGATCCGCACGTCGAGGAACGGGCGCGCGCCATCGCGGAGCGCGTGGGCCTCGGCGCCGTGATGGACCGGCGGCCCGCGACCCTGCCCTTCGCGGATCTGCGCCGGATGGAGCTCGCCAAGGCGATCGCCCGCGACCCCAAGGTGGTGCTGGTCGACGAGCCCTTCGCGGGTCTGACGCAAGCCGAGGTCGCCGATTTCTCGCAACTGATCCGGGGCTTCCGGGACGAGGGCAAGGCCGTGCTCCTCGTCGACCACAACGTGAAGAGCGTCGCGGCGCTCGTCGACCGGGTCTTCGCCATGTATCTCGGCGAGCGGGTAGCCGAGGGCTCCGCCACGGAGGTGATGCGCAACGAAACCGTGCGGCGCGTCTATCTCGGCGGCAGCATCGAGACCGCCGCGCGCCCGGAATCCTCCTTCTCGGGCGAGTCGCTCCTGGGAATCGACAATCTGAACGTGCTCTACGGCAAGGCCCAGGCGCTGCAGGGGGTGAGCCTGCATGTGCACGAGGGCGAGTTCGTCTCCGTGGTGGGACTGAACGGGGCGGGCAAGACGACGCTCTTCAACGCCGTCTCGGGGCTCGTGCCCTACACGGGCACGATCACCTATGGCGGCGAAACCCTCGCGCGCCGCAGCCCGGCCTCGATCGCCCGGTCCGGCATCGTGCAGGTGCCCGAGAGCCGCGAGCTGTTCGGAGAGATGAGCGTGCGCGAGAATCTCGATCTCGGCGGCCAGCACCTGCCGAAGGCCGAGGCCGCCCGCCAGCTCGACTGGCTGCTCGACCTCTTCCCGATCCTGCGCAGCCGCAGCGGCCAGATGGCCCGCACGCTCTCGGGCGGGGAGCAGCAGATGCTGACGATCGCCCGCGCGCTGATGATGCGCCCGCGCCTCCTCATCCTCGACGAGCCGACGCTCGGGCTCGCACCGGTCATCCTCGAACAGCTCTCGAAGGCGATGGAGCGGCTGCGCCAGACCACGCCGATCACCGTGCTGCTCGGCGAGCAGAACGTCACCTTCGCCCTGCCCCACGCCGACCGCGTCTACGTGCTGGAGCATGCCCGCATCGTCTGGGAGGGCACGCCCGACCGCTTCGCCGCTGAAGCCGGCACCGGCTATCTCTGA
- a CDS encoding branched-chain amino acid ABC transporter permease, with protein sequence MVQKLLNSPLFWLSLVGLALASVLPLWVSGYVLGLLTIAYYFGVFSMAWDLLFGFAGEVNFGPTFLIGLGAYSAGILNGHGVSIPLCLAAGAVAAVIGGLVLALPALRVRGPYFGLTTVVAVLILQNFIVVFAETTGGEIGLTVPDVISVDAATNYWIALGFMTVSGLILFAIAASPVGLILQASGQDPVEAGALGFNVAKHKLAAFCVSAFFSGLAGALLVFYMGTASVGTLVDVSVGVQVIIGAVLGGRRTILGGVLGAVFLIAAGELLRPLGSLSTFVVSAAALAVILFVPAGLLGILTRQGQRA encoded by the coding sequence ATGGTGCAGAAACTCCTCAACAGCCCGCTCTTCTGGCTCAGCCTGGTCGGGCTCGCCCTCGCCTCGGTGCTTCCGCTCTGGGTCTCGGGCTACGTCCTCGGCCTGCTCACCATCGCCTATTACTTCGGCGTGTTCTCGATGGCCTGGGACCTTCTGTTCGGCTTTGCCGGGGAGGTGAATTTCGGGCCGACCTTCCTGATCGGGCTCGGCGCCTACTCGGCCGGGATCCTCAATGGCCATGGCGTCTCGATCCCGCTCTGCCTCGCGGCCGGCGCCGTCGCGGCGGTGATCGGCGGCCTCGTGCTCGCGCTCCCGGCCTTGCGCGTGCGCGGACCCTATTTCGGGCTCACGACGGTCGTGGCGGTGCTGATCCTGCAGAACTTCATCGTGGTCTTCGCCGAGACCACGGGCGGCGAGATCGGCCTCACGGTGCCGGACGTCATCAGCGTCGACGCCGCCACGAATTACTGGATCGCCCTCGGCTTCATGACCGTGAGCGGGCTGATCCTGTTCGCGATCGCCGCCTCGCCGGTCGGGCTGATCCTCCAGGCGAGCGGACAGGATCCGGTCGAGGCCGGTGCGCTCGGCTTCAACGTCGCCAAGCACAAGCTCGCGGCCTTCTGCGTCAGCGCCTTCTTCTCCGGTCTCGCCGGTGCGCTCCTCGTCTTCTACATGGGGACGGCCTCGGTCGGGACGCTCGTCGACGTCTCGGTCGGCGTTCAGGTCATCATCGGCGCGGTGCTGGGCGGCCGGCGCACCATCCTGGGCGGGGTGCTCGGTGCGGTCTTCCTGATCGCGGCGGGCGAGCTCTTGCGGCCGCTCGGCTCGCTCTCGACCTTCGTGGTCTCGGCGGCGGCCCTCGCCGTGATCCTGTTCGTTCCCGCGGGTCTCCTCGGGATCCTGACCCGCCAGGGGCAGCGGGCGTGA
- a CDS encoding ABC transporter substrate-binding protein yields the protein MIRTVLAALVLILGAGRAGAEEVTRFPAPEWQRVELTIRSAADVDAMAPLIRDFQSLSPDVAVIYVEYETADLYAQAAAACAAGRAAGFSADLLISSSVDHLVELANDGCARSYRSAETARLPAYALWRDEVFGFTTEPAVIAYRPDLVPPDDVPHSRAALVDLLREKAGRYAGRVGSYDITVSGIGYLFAAYDARSAVTYGRLVEAFGRANLQVRCCTGALIADLEAGRIALGYNLLGSYVYGAMRRGAKLGIVVPRDYTLVLSRAALIPTTAAHAAEGFAFLDYLLSERGRRVSRDQAFFFDLTGPLPPGIDGPPSLAAAGVFRPIPLGPALLAVQDHAKRARFLAEWRQSIGLDRPAAGPNGQARRP from the coding sequence GTGATCCGGACCGTGCTGGCTGCGCTGGTGCTTATCCTCGGTGCGGGCCGTGCGGGCGCCGAGGAGGTGACGCGGTTCCCGGCCCCGGAATGGCAGCGCGTGGAGCTGACGATCCGGTCCGCCGCCGATGTCGATGCGATGGCCCCGCTGATCCGGGACTTCCAGTCCCTCTCGCCCGATGTCGCGGTGATCTATGTCGAGTACGAGACCGCCGATCTCTACGCGCAGGCCGCCGCCGCCTGTGCGGCCGGGCGCGCCGCCGGCTTTTCCGCCGACCTGTTGATCTCCTCGTCCGTCGACCACCTCGTCGAACTCGCCAATGACGGCTGCGCCCGGTCCTACCGCTCCGCCGAGACCGCCCGGCTGCCGGCCTATGCCCTGTGGCGCGACGAGGTGTTCGGCTTCACCACCGAGCCGGCGGTGATCGCCTACCGGCCGGACCTGGTGCCCCCGGACGACGTGCCCCACAGCCGCGCCGCGCTGGTGGATCTGTTGCGCGAGAAGGCGGGACGCTACGCGGGCCGGGTCGGCTCCTACGACATCACGGTCTCGGGGATCGGCTACCTGTTCGCGGCCTATGACGCGCGCAGCGCCGTCACCTATGGGCGCCTCGTCGAGGCCTTCGGGCGCGCGAACCTCCAGGTGCGCTGCTGCACCGGCGCGCTGATCGCCGATCTCGAAGCCGGCCGCATCGCGCTCGGCTACAATCTCCTCGGCTCCTACGTCTACGGCGCCATGCGGCGGGGGGCGAAGCTCGGCATCGTGGTGCCGCGCGACTACACGCTGGTGTTGAGCCGCGCCGCGCTCATTCCGACCACGGCGGCCCATGCTGCCGAGGGCTTCGCCTTCCTCGATTATCTGCTGTCCGAGCGCGGGCGGCGCGTGAGCCGGGACCAGGCCTTCTTCTTCGATCTCACGGGCCCCCTGCCCCCGGGCATCGACGGCCCTCCGAGCCTGGCGGCTGCCGGCGTGTTCCGGCCGATTCCGCTCGGCCCGGCGCTCCTCGCCGTGCAGGACCACGCGAAGCGGGCACGCTTCCTCGCCGAGTGGCGCCAGTCGATCGGCCTCGATCGGCCGGCGGCCGGGCCGAACGGGCAGGCCCGCCGGCCCTGA
- a CDS encoding iron-containing alcohol dehydrogenase, which translates to MGLITYLTRIQFERGAIRLIDEELALLGARRPLIVTDRGVVAAGLIARIAAASRLVADAPVFDATPENPTEAAVLAARDLFREHGCDAVVAVGGGSPLDLAKGAALLATHAEPLAQYAAILGGLPRIRADQPPVLAVPTTAGTGSEVGRAALITLSDGRKLGFISPHLIPNVAICDPELTIGLPPGLTAATGMDAVTHCIETYLSPRYNPPAEAIALDGLRRATRALRRAVRDGGDLEAREDMMMAALEGGMTFQKGLGAVHSMSHALGGRQAKPLHHGTLNAVILPHVLRFNEPACTDKYAALREAMNLPPGADLPAAIEALNRDLGLPATLAELGVTAQDCEGLIPWAVEDHSTATNGRPLGADDFRHLFIAALGSS; encoded by the coding sequence ATGGGTCTCATCACCTATCTCACGCGCATCCAGTTCGAGCGGGGCGCGATTCGCCTCATCGACGAGGAACTCGCCCTGCTCGGCGCACGGCGACCGCTGATCGTCACGGATCGCGGCGTCGTCGCGGCCGGGCTCATCGCGCGCATCGCTGCGGCGAGCCGTCTCGTCGCCGACGCGCCGGTCTTCGACGCCACGCCCGAGAACCCGACCGAAGCCGCCGTACTGGCGGCGCGCGACCTCTTCCGCGAGCATGGCTGCGATGCGGTGGTCGCCGTCGGCGGCGGCTCGCCGCTGGACCTCGCCAAGGGCGCGGCGCTGCTCGCCACCCATGCCGAGCCGCTCGCGCAGTATGCGGCCATCCTCGGCGGCCTGCCGCGCATCCGCGCCGACCAGCCCCCGGTCCTGGCGGTGCCGACGACTGCGGGGACCGGCAGCGAGGTCGGGCGGGCGGCCCTGATCACCCTCTCGGACGGCCGCAAGCTCGGCTTCATCTCGCCGCACCTGATCCCGAATGTGGCGATCTGCGACCCCGAGCTGACGATCGGCCTCCCGCCCGGCCTCACCGCCGCCACCGGGATGGATGCGGTCACCCATTGCATCGAGACCTATCTGAGCCCGCGCTACAACCCGCCCGCGGAGGCAATCGCCCTCGACGGGCTGCGGCGCGCCACGCGCGCGCTCCGGCGGGCGGTCCGGGACGGCGGCGACCTCGAGGCCCGCGAGGACATGATGATGGCCGCCCTCGAGGGCGGTATGACCTTCCAGAAGGGGCTCGGCGCCGTCCACTCGATGTCGCACGCGCTGGGCGGGCGTCAGGCGAAGCCGCTGCATCACGGCACGCTCAATGCCGTGATCCTGCCGCACGTCCTGCGCTTCAACGAGCCGGCCTGCACGGACAAGTACGCGGCGCTGCGGGAGGCGATGAACCTGCCCCCCGGTGCCGACCTCCCGGCCGCCATCGAGGCGCTCAACCGCGACCTCGGCCTGCCGGCGACCCTCGCCGAACTGGGCGTGACCGCTCAGGATTGCGAGGGCCTGATTCCGTGGGCGGTGGAGGACCATTCCACGGCCACCAACGGACGCCCGCTCGGCGCCGACGACTTCCGGCATCTGTTCATCGCGGCCCTCGGCTCTTCGTGA
- a CDS encoding urea carboxylase-associated family protein, with product MSRPSPEHRPPPDADERRAVRPVVCYPVDALAPPDLDSYRAARLGWERVAAVTVPPRDARSFTVPAGCFFRIVSVEGPQVGDLNLWSADDLGERFFSGKTRALHGTHVTTGHRLWSSLPFLRPLATITDDTLDWYGFDEDGGGVHDVIGTRCDPYTHRLLTGGTYHHCCHSNLTRALAAQTGLPPAQAKRHVHDVLNVFMCTGFTRDTHQYFMKASPVRPGDYLEFFAEVDLLGALSACPGGDCSAEHSSDVARCYPLLIEVYRPKAPPAGWVSPARNSYAAPDA from the coding sequence TTGAGCCGCCCCTCTCCCGAGCATCGCCCGCCGCCGGATGCCGACGAAAGGCGCGCGGTGCGGCCGGTCGTCTGCTACCCGGTCGACGCGCTCGCGCCGCCGGATCTCGACAGCTACCGGGCCGCCCGCCTCGGCTGGGAGCGTGTCGCGGCCGTGACCGTGCCGCCGCGCGATGCACGCAGCTTCACGGTGCCGGCCGGCTGCTTCTTCCGGATCGTCAGCGTGGAGGGACCCCAGGTCGGTGACCTGAACCTCTGGTCGGCGGACGACCTCGGCGAACGCTTCTTCTCGGGCAAGACCCGGGCGCTGCACGGCACCCATGTCACCACGGGCCATCGTCTGTGGTCGAGCCTGCCCTTTCTGCGCCCGCTCGCGACGATCACGGACGACACGCTCGACTGGTACGGCTTCGATGAAGACGGCGGCGGCGTGCACGACGTGATCGGCACCCGCTGCGATCCCTACACCCATCGCCTGCTCACGGGCGGAACCTACCACCATTGCTGCCACTCGAACCTGACGCGGGCGCTCGCGGCACAGACCGGGCTGCCGCCAGCGCAGGCCAAGCGGCACGTGCACGACGTGCTCAACGTCTTCATGTGCACGGGCTTCACCCGCGATACGCATCAGTACTTCATGAAGGCGAGCCCGGTGAGGCCGGGTGACTATCTGGAGTTCTTCGCCGAGGTCGATCTCCTCGGCGCGCTGTCGGCCTGCCCCGGCGGGGATTGCAGTGCGGAGCATTCCAGCGATGTCGCCCGGTGCTATCCGCTGCTCATCGAGGTCTACCGGCCCAAGGCGCCGCCGGCCGGATGGGTTTCGCCGGCCCGCAACAGCTACGCGGCCCCGGACGCGTGA
- a CDS encoding sensor histidine kinase, with amino-acid sequence MSRAVIGRTPSLFLRLVTVLGLVLAVGAALLLGAAWTSARLAADQAYDRLLVGAALQIAETIASDGREITVDPPFSAFETLGLAPRDRIFYKVVDPSDGLLTGSPDLAVPVDRARLGDGPLLLDATHRGEPVRVVVAGRYVPDIPKAGWAAVVVAQTREARNGLAGDLTAKASLLVLTMSALALGAVTVAVRAALRPLAALERVLAGRGPNDLDPLDLAVPREIHLLVTSINHFMDRLSGHMAIMRRFIADAAHQIRTPLAALGAQVDLLSAEGDEARRREQVIRVQERTAELGRLTNQLLNHAMVIHRARSIPLAPVDLGAIARRTLIDAIPLAGTRPIDFGYEGPDEPLPIRGDPIALREALANLIHNGIKHGAPGRLTVRTRRERDRITVEVVDDGAGIPAAEWRRVREPFQAASGGAIGSGLGLAIAAEVTAAHGGEMRFESRSDEGFAVLLSFPAAEAAP; translated from the coding sequence CGATCAGGCCTATGACCGCCTCCTCGTCGGCGCGGCGCTCCAGATCGCCGAGACCATCGCGAGCGACGGGCGCGAGATCACCGTCGATCCCCCCTTCTCGGCCTTCGAGACGCTCGGCCTCGCCCCGCGGGACCGCATCTTCTACAAGGTGGTCGACCCGTCGGACGGCCTTCTGACCGGGAGCCCCGACCTCGCCGTGCCGGTGGACCGGGCGCGGCTCGGCGACGGCCCCCTCCTCCTCGACGCCACGCACCGGGGCGAGCCCGTGCGCGTCGTGGTGGCGGGCCGCTACGTGCCGGATATCCCGAAGGCCGGCTGGGCGGCCGTGGTCGTCGCCCAGACGCGGGAGGCCCGCAACGGGCTCGCGGGCGACCTGACCGCCAAGGCGAGCCTCCTCGTCCTGACGATGAGCGCCCTTGCCCTCGGGGCCGTCACGGTGGCGGTGCGGGCGGCCCTGCGCCCGCTCGCCGCCCTGGAGCGCGTGCTGGCGGGGCGCGGCCCCAACGACCTCGATCCGCTCGATCTGGCGGTCCCGCGGGAGATCCACCTCCTGGTGACCTCGATCAATCACTTCATGGACCGGCTCTCCGGGCATATGGCGATCATGCGGCGCTTCATCGCCGACGCGGCCCACCAGATCCGCACGCCGCTCGCCGCGCTCGGCGCGCAGGTCGATCTCCTGTCCGCGGAAGGCGACGAGGCGCGCCGGCGCGAGCAGGTGATCCGCGTCCAGGAGCGCACCGCGGAGCTCGGGCGCCTCACGAACCAGCTCCTCAACCACGCCATGGTCATCCACCGGGCGCGCTCCATTCCGCTCGCGCCGGTCGATCTCGGGGCGATCGCCCGCCGCACCCTGATCGACGCGATTCCTCTCGCCGGCACACGCCCGATCGATTTCGGCTACGAGGGGCCGGACGAGCCGCTCCCGATCCGCGGCGATCCGATCGCGTTGCGCGAGGCCCTGGCGAATCTCATCCACAACGGCATCAAGCATGGGGCGCCGGGCCGGCTGACGGTGCGCACCCGGCGCGAGCGCGACCGCATCACCGTCGAGGTGGTGGATGACGGCGCGGGCATCCCGGCGGCGGAGTGGAGGCGCGTGCGCGAGCCGTTCCAGGCCGCCTCCGGCGGCGCGATCGGCTCAGGGCTGGGCCTCGCCATCGCGGCCGAGGTCACGGCGGCGCATGGGGGCGAGATGCGCTTCGAGTCGCGCTCCGACGAGGGCTTCGCCGTCCTCCTCTCCTTTCCGGCCGCGGAGGCGGCGCCGTGA
- a CDS encoding DUF3606 domain-containing protein, which produces MADATHGRSTGDPERVLLDDADTRAFWARRLQVPIEQIEAAVEAVGDDPARVAAHLGKPWPYEESGIV; this is translated from the coding sequence ATGGCAGACGCTACCCACGGCCGATCCACGGGCGATCCGGAACGGGTGCTTCTGGATGATGCCGACACACGCGCCTTCTGGGCGCGGCGCCTGCAGGTTCCCATCGAGCAGATCGAGGCGGCGGTCGAGGCGGTCGGGGACGATCCCGCGCGGGTGGCCGCCCATCTCGGCAAGCCGTGGCCCTACGAGGAGAGCGGCATCGTCTGA
- a CDS encoding ABC transporter substrate-binding protein, with amino-acid sequence MRKLAPAATRRLVRVLLASTILVGSHAVTSSVQAADPIRIAVIAEAQALAGASIPQAAQLAADEINAKGGIDGRMVELVTYDNKSSAADSVRAFQRAASEDKVHAVIASYISEVVLALQPWSARLKMPFITPGAASNEIPLNVHKDYARNKYSFHGYLTSKAQSQAVCDAAKAILVEGRQMKTAVIMSEDAAWTKPLDEGYKECLPKVGLQVLDHIRFSPSTTDFSPIFSRIEGAKPDVIVTGISHVGVQPTVQWRSQQLPIPMIGIASQATNATFWKETNGATEGVLFEMFAAPGTNVTPKTAPFAEAFKAKYGNYPSYAGYTAYDEVYYIADAVRRAGSTDPDKLVEALEKTDWEGTLGRIQFYGRDDDFTHSIKYGPGLVSGMMMQWQDGKQLAVWPPNVANGKLTFPSFVKAGTPAN; translated from the coding sequence ATGAGGAAACTCGCGCCGGCCGCGACGCGGCGGCTCGTCCGTGTGCTTCTCGCCTCGACCATCCTGGTCGGCAGCCATGCCGTCACGTCATCGGTCCAGGCCGCGGACCCGATTCGCATCGCGGTGATCGCCGAGGCCCAGGCGCTCGCCGGCGCCTCGATCCCGCAGGCGGCGCAGCTCGCCGCCGACGAGATCAACGCGAAGGGCGGCATCGACGGGCGCATGGTCGAGCTCGTCACCTACGACAACAAGAGCTCCGCGGCGGATTCCGTCCGCGCCTTCCAGCGCGCCGCGAGCGAGGACAAGGTCCACGCCGTCATCGCGAGCTACATCAGCGAGGTGGTGCTCGCCCTGCAGCCGTGGTCGGCGCGCCTGAAGATGCCCTTCATCACGCCGGGCGCGGCCTCGAACGAGATCCCGCTCAATGTCCACAAGGACTACGCCCGCAACAAGTATTCCTTCCACGGCTATCTGACCTCCAAGGCGCAGTCGCAGGCAGTCTGCGACGCCGCCAAGGCGATCCTCGTCGAGGGCCGCCAGATGAAGACCGCCGTGATCATGAGCGAGGACGCGGCTTGGACGAAGCCCCTGGACGAGGGCTACAAGGAATGCCTGCCGAAGGTCGGCCTGCAGGTTCTCGATCACATCCGGTTCTCGCCGAGCACCACCGATTTCAGCCCGATCTTCAGCCGCATCGAGGGCGCCAAGCCCGACGTGATCGTCACCGGCATCTCGCATGTGGGCGTCCAGCCGACCGTGCAGTGGCGCAGCCAGCAACTGCCGATCCCGATGATCGGCATCGCCTCGCAGGCGACGAACGCCACCTTCTGGAAGGAGACGAACGGCGCCACCGAGGGCGTGCTGTTCGAGATGTTCGCCGCGCCGGGCACCAATGTCACCCCGAAGACCGCCCCCTTCGCGGAGGCGTTCAAGGCGAAGTACGGCAATTATCCGAGCTACGCCGGCTACACCGCCTATGACGAGGTCTACTACATCGCCGATGCGGTGCGGCGGGCGGGATCGACCGACCCGGACAAGCTGGTCGAGGCGCTGGAAAAGACCGACTGGGAGGGCACGCTCGGGCGGATCCAGTTCTATGGCCGCGACGACGACTTCACCCACTCGATCAAGTACGGGCCGGGCCTCGTCTCCGGCATGATGATGCAATGGCAGGACGGCAAGCAGCTCGCCGTCTGGCCGCCGAACGTGGCGAACGGCAAGCTCACTTTCCCGAGCTTCGTGAAGGCCGGCACGCCCGCGAACTGA